A stretch of Lactiplantibacillus brownii DNA encodes these proteins:
- a CDS encoding MerR family transcriptional regulator: MYSIGAVAKLTGISPYTLRYYDKVGLTPFVKRDAHGRREFDGAGIDSLALITCLKQTGMPLDEIRQFVSWCAEGDQTLGERLALFKEQRQAVAEQIHQSLLNLQKVDHKIATYQKAQQAGSEAAVDCDQIPLRNLNELLNEVQTYEVQKFPGK, encoded by the coding sequence ATGTATTCAATTGGGGCAGTAGCAAAGTTAACTGGAATTTCGCCATACACATTGCGCTATTACGATAAAGTGGGGTTAACACCATTTGTAAAACGGGATGCACATGGTCGACGGGAATTTGATGGTGCTGGGATTGATTCGCTCGCGTTAATTACGTGTTTGAAGCAGACCGGGATGCCGTTAGACGAGATTCGGCAATTTGTCAGTTGGTGTGCTGAAGGGGACCAAACGCTTGGGGAACGACTGGCATTATTCAAAGAACAGCGCCAAGCGGTCGCAGAGCAGATCCATCAATCGTTACTGAACTTACAAAAGGTTGATCATAAGATTGCCACTTATCAAAAAGCGCAGCAAGCCGGGAGTGAAGCGGCAGTCGACTGTGATCAGATTCCACTACGAAATTTAAATGAACTATTGAACGAGGTCCAAACCTACGAAGTCCAGAAGTTTCCGGGTAAATAA
- a CDS encoding YtxH domain-containing protein — protein sequence MSKKGFLFGLVVGGAAIVTVAMKMDDDKKAELKAKAQQGLADFKDRAIDYAFYANDAAEDFKEEAGKQFADAKSKVADFADQYQTAKSEDGEGFSSSLDQATDSLRSELARVEAEGDDDDADDSDDIVIDSSAAFKAETDSADNDSATSADSEAATSATSAADSADDEPADK from the coding sequence ATGTCGAAAAAAGGATTCTTATTTGGTTTAGTTGTAGGTGGCGCCGCCATTGTCACGGTAGCCATGAAAATGGACGATGACAAGAAAGCTGAATTAAAAGCTAAAGCACAACAAGGGTTGGCTGACTTTAAAGACCGGGCCATTGATTATGCGTTTTACGCTAATGATGCCGCTGAAGACTTTAAAGAAGAAGCAGGCAAACAATTCGCTGATGCGAAGAGCAAAGTGGCTGACTTTGCGGATCAATACCAGACGGCTAAGTCGGAAGACGGCGAGGGCTTTAGTTCTAGTTTGGACCAAGCCACAGATAGTTTGCGTTCCGAACTAGCACGAGTTGAAGCTGAAGGTGACGATGACGACGCGGATGATAGTGATGATATCGTCATCGACAGTTCGGCAGCTTTTAAAGCTGAAACTGATTCCGCTGACAATGATTCAGCAACCAGTGCAGATTCTGAAGCGGCAACTAGTGCGACGAGTGCAGCTGATTCTGCTGATGACGAGCCAGCAGATAAGTAA
- a CDS encoding DUF948 domain-containing protein: MITHIAGIIAAVAFLLLVCFIGIFLVRMTRTMGEVNRSLSSITDDVDALSHETEKIMSNANELLKDVNGKVATIDPAFKAMGDLGQSVSDLNAATRELTAKVGKTNEKRSKFSSASKVGKAAFDVYRNRRSKNNSEES; encoded by the coding sequence ATGATTACACATATTGCGGGAATCATTGCCGCTGTAGCATTCTTATTGCTCGTTTGCTTTATTGGGATTTTCTTAGTGCGGATGACTAGAACGATGGGTGAAGTCAACCGAAGCTTGAGTTCAATCACGGATGATGTGGATGCCTTGTCTCATGAGACTGAAAAAATCATGTCGAACGCTAATGAACTGTTAAAAGATGTGAATGGTAAAGTTGCCACCATTGACCCAGCGTTCAAAGCAATGGGTGACTTGGGACAAAGCGTTTCTGATTTAAATGCGGCGACCCGTGAGTTGACTGCCAAAGTTGGCAAGACGAACGAAAAGCGGAGTAAGTTTTCAAGTGCTTCCAAGGTTGGCAAAGCTGCCTTCGATGTTTACCGAAACCGCCGCTCAAAAAATAATAGCGAGGAGTCTTAA
- a CDS encoding mechanosensitive ion channel family protein — translation MFFPLTIGAVETPKQVSVWMKLAAKIDWQQIVLNIGGKIIEIVLFSLLFWLIDRIGKHLIHHVFITNANTNDTASNRISTIFTLLFNIFTYIIIFFWLYAILSVLGVPVGTLIASAGIFSVALGLGAQGFVSDIVTGFFILLEDQFDVGDYVKIETIEGTVSAMGLRTTQITSADGTLNFVPNRKILIISNQSRNDMRVLIDLHITASTTTTELTKAIEATNKKLVPNYPDIIGQPDIQGVTTQTDGTLVFRVQFYVKNGMQFAIQRDFLAAYLAAAKAAGIQLPSLSLYRPRS, via the coding sequence ATGTTCTTTCCATTAACTATCGGTGCGGTTGAAACACCGAAACAAGTGTCGGTCTGGATGAAATTAGCCGCCAAGATTGACTGGCAACAGATTGTTCTCAACATCGGCGGTAAAATTATCGAAATTGTCCTATTTAGTCTCCTATTTTGGCTGATTGATCGTATTGGTAAACATCTTATCCATCACGTTTTTATTACCAATGCCAATACAAACGACACCGCTTCTAATCGGATCTCGACGATTTTTACGTTATTATTCAATATCTTCACTTATATCATTATCTTTTTTTGGCTTTACGCCATTTTATCGGTATTAGGTGTCCCAGTGGGCACTTTAATTGCCAGTGCTGGGATCTTCAGTGTGGCTTTAGGCTTAGGTGCTCAAGGCTTTGTCAGTGATATTGTGACTGGTTTTTTCATTCTATTAGAAGACCAATTCGACGTTGGCGACTACGTTAAGATTGAAACCATTGAAGGCACCGTTTCAGCCATGGGACTACGTACGACGCAGATTACCAGTGCCGATGGGACCTTAAATTTTGTTCCTAACCGTAAGATCCTGATCATCAGCAATCAGTCCCGCAACGATATGCGCGTCCTAATCGATCTACACATCACTGCCAGCACGACGACGACCGAATTGACTAAAGCCATCGAAGCCACCAACAAAAAGCTCGTTCCTAATTATCCTGATATCATTGGTCAACCTGATATTCAAGGGGTCACCACACAAACGGATGGCACACTCGTATTTCGAGTGCAATTTTACGTCAAAAACGGGATGCAATTCGCGATTCAGCGTGACTTTTTGGCTGCCTATCTCGCCGCCGCTAAAGCAGCTGGGATTCAATTACCTTCCCTATCGTTGTACCGTCCACGCTCATAA
- a CDS encoding Y-family DNA polymerase: MEVELLATDRIYMAIDLKSFYASCECVAHHLDPLNANLVVADLSRTDKTICLAVSPALKQFGVPGRPRLFEVEQRVLQLNRERAKHSSYAQVARYKSIYRRKLLKMPGLGIDYKVVPPRMHDYLKKSAEIYSIYLRFIKPENIHVYSIDEVLMDVTDYVVQHHVSPHQLAKTIIHEVQASTGITATAGIGTNLYLAKVAMDIVAKKIPADEDGVRIAQMNELQYRQFLWRHRPLTDFWRVGRGYAKRLEKLGLQTMGDVARCSLGTLSDQFNEEVLYREFGKNAELLIDHAWGCESATLADIKQYRASEHGIYASQVLMTPYPYEQGRQVLRGMVDNLALDLVKRRVVTDQIGIRIDYDVQSLSAVHDQGKLTTDYYGREVPKPAHRNVRLKIATSSPTELQDAYRQLYQRTVGRQLLIRRVTVMANHLVDEQQAAQVPHYEQTSLFEDLQQTVHRDRQAHRRRERDRKLQETILKLQATSGNKNVVLRLADLATGSTTIERNAQIGGHRA, translated from the coding sequence ATGGAGGTGGAGCTCTTGGCAACAGATCGAATTTATATGGCCATTGATTTAAAGTCGTTTTACGCCTCGTGTGAGTGTGTGGCACATCATTTAGATCCGCTGAACGCTAATCTGGTGGTGGCCGATCTTTCACGAACGGATAAAACGATTTGTTTAGCTGTTTCGCCAGCGCTGAAACAATTCGGAGTACCCGGTCGACCACGGCTGTTTGAGGTCGAACAACGCGTCTTACAATTGAACCGAGAGCGCGCCAAACACTCGTCTTATGCGCAGGTTGCCCGCTATAAGTCTATTTACCGGCGGAAGTTGCTGAAGATGCCCGGGTTGGGGATCGACTACAAGGTCGTGCCACCGCGAATGCACGATTACTTAAAAAAGAGCGCTGAAATTTACAGCATTTATTTGCGTTTTATTAAACCAGAAAATATTCATGTTTATTCGATTGATGAAGTGTTGATGGACGTGACGGATTACGTGGTACAACACCACGTTTCACCGCATCAATTAGCCAAAACCATTATCCATGAAGTGCAAGCTTCAACGGGAATTACGGCGACGGCGGGAATTGGTACGAATTTATACCTCGCCAAAGTGGCGATGGATATCGTTGCCAAGAAGATTCCGGCTGATGAAGATGGGGTGCGAATTGCCCAAATGAACGAATTGCAGTACCGACAATTTTTATGGCGTCATCGCCCGCTGACTGATTTTTGGCGCGTGGGCCGGGGCTACGCCAAGCGTTTAGAAAAGTTGGGCCTCCAAACGATGGGCGACGTCGCACGTTGTTCACTAGGAACGCTCTCGGATCAATTTAACGAAGAAGTCTTATACCGTGAGTTTGGGAAGAATGCAGAACTACTAATTGACCATGCCTGGGGATGTGAATCGGCGACTTTAGCGGATATCAAGCAATACCGAGCTAGTGAACATGGCATTTATGCGAGCCAAGTTCTGATGACGCCGTATCCATACGAACAGGGACGCCAGGTGTTACGCGGCATGGTAGATAACTTGGCATTAGATCTGGTTAAGCGCCGGGTGGTCACGGATCAGATTGGGATTCGGATTGATTATGATGTGCAGAGTCTGTCAGCTGTTCATGATCAGGGAAAGTTGACTACTGACTATTATGGTCGGGAGGTCCCTAAGCCGGCGCACCGTAATGTCCGACTGAAAATTGCAACCTCATCACCAACGGAACTACAGGACGCTTACCGTCAACTTTATCAGCGGACGGTGGGGCGACAATTATTGATCCGGCGGGTGACAGTCATGGCAAATCATCTCGTTGATGAACAGCAAGCCGCCCAAGTGCCTCACTATGAACAGACCAGTTTATTTGAGGATTTACAACAAACTGTTCACCGGGATCGCCAAGCACATCGCCGGCGTGAACGGGATCGTAAGTTACAAGAAACCATTTTAAAATTGCAGGCAACTTCTGGCAATAAAAACGTCGTCCTCCGGCTGGCAGATTTAGCAACCGGATCAACGACGATTGAACGCAACGCACAGATTGGAGGACACCGGGCCTGA
- a CDS encoding LysR family transcriptional regulator → MDINQLQTFLRVSEYGSFTKAGEQSFISGTAVMKQINRLETELNLKLFVRTTAGVKLTPQGQKFQPYVRQILDLLNTAVEETRQVRSDDKRIIKLGTSLLHPADPFMSLWKRIAPKMPKFQIRLAQLQEDLNSSNREYAMLGRSSDVIVGTFDNATLKQSFSAIKLGTYRFGIAVRSDNPLAQLDEIAFNDLAHQKILMVPKGISEKNDQLRHQMLAVTPSIQPIDTKGRYDINTFNETVEENIAMVSLTPWRNIHPNLVTVPLKTTIEVPYGLLSPKLPGKKTADFLHEFTKLIRENEFYQ, encoded by the coding sequence ATGGATATTAATCAATTGCAAACTTTTTTACGAGTTAGCGAGTATGGCAGTTTTACAAAAGCCGGTGAACAGAGTTTTATCTCAGGGACTGCTGTGATGAAACAAATTAACCGGTTAGAAACTGAACTCAATCTCAAACTTTTTGTTCGAACTACTGCCGGTGTTAAGCTCACACCGCAAGGGCAAAAATTTCAGCCATATGTGCGGCAAATACTAGATTTACTGAATACAGCCGTTGAAGAAACCCGGCAAGTTCGTTCTGACGATAAAAGAATTATCAAATTGGGAACTTCTTTACTGCATCCGGCAGATCCTTTCATGTCGCTATGGAAGAGAATTGCACCAAAAATGCCTAAATTTCAAATTCGATTGGCCCAATTACAGGAAGATTTAAATTCAAGCAACCGCGAGTATGCCATGCTAGGGCGGAGTAGTGATGTGATTGTTGGCACGTTCGACAATGCAACGCTGAAGCAATCATTTAGTGCCATCAAGTTGGGAACGTACCGCTTTGGAATTGCCGTTCGTAGTGATAATCCGTTGGCCCAGTTGGATGAAATTGCTTTTAATGACTTAGCTCATCAAAAGATTTTGATGGTGCCTAAGGGGATTAGCGAGAAGAATGATCAGTTACGTCATCAAATGTTAGCCGTTACCCCAAGTATTCAGCCGATTGACACTAAGGGACGTTATGACATCAACACTTTTAACGAGACTGTTGAAGAAAATATCGCCATGGTTTCACTAACCCCATGGCGGAATATCCACCCCAACCTAGTAACGGTGCCATTGAAAACGACAATTGAGGTTCCATACGGGTTATTGAGTCCCAAGTTACCAGGAAAAAAGACGGCAGATTTTTTGCATGAGTTTACAAAATTAATTCGTGAAAATGAGTTTTATCAGTGA
- a CDS encoding SDR family oxidoreductase, which translates to MKKVILLGATSNISKALIPLLLKQDTIDLTLFARQASHRLAEYSKHPRVTLIDGNWNHYDDLLSAIAGQDIVYLATGHFTTANQNVVAAMKQDQVNRLIVAGGLGIYDEVAGKFGAWNARMMGDYTEIKRAASVIDDSSLDYTFLRMAWLYNDDQHVDYHVIPQGTPFKDTQVTRQAVAQLINTIIQNPQRYQRTSIGVAEPNTAWDKPAFY; encoded by the coding sequence ATGAAAAAAGTTATTTTATTAGGGGCGACCAGTAATATTTCAAAGGCCCTAATTCCACTGCTACTCAAACAAGATACGATTGACTTAACGCTATTTGCACGTCAGGCCAGTCACCGATTAGCTGAATACAGTAAGCATCCACGAGTAACCCTCATCGACGGCAATTGGAACCACTACGACGACTTACTTTCAGCAATTGCCGGCCAAGATATCGTCTATTTAGCGACTGGTCACTTTACAACCGCGAATCAAAACGTTGTTGCAGCGATGAAGCAAGACCAAGTCAATCGGCTTATCGTTGCTGGTGGATTAGGAATTTATGATGAAGTTGCTGGAAAGTTCGGGGCTTGGAACGCACGCATGATGGGCGACTACACGGAAATCAAGCGAGCCGCTTCCGTGATTGATGATAGCAGTCTTGACTATACCTTTCTACGTATGGCGTGGTTATATAATGACGATCAACACGTTGACTACCACGTCATTCCACAAGGGACGCCATTTAAAGACACTCAAGTCACACGTCAAGCAGTTGCACAACTCATCAATACCATCATTCAAAATCCACAACGCTACCAACGAACTAGTATCGGCGTAGCAGAACCTAACACCGCTTGGGATAAACCAGCTTTTTATTAG
- a CDS encoding cyclophilin-like fold protein, whose product MYTIKITINNQIFTANFIENATTKTLLSKMPFELPMLNLYSRELTYRFKQGLPADEAQTSSYVVGDIAYWTPRHSFVIFYKQTGEVISNLQKVGHINSGDLTPLRSAGDTLMKFERI is encoded by the coding sequence ATGTACACCATCAAAATTACGATCAATAACCAAATATTTACGGCTAATTTTATCGAAAACGCCACAACCAAAACACTATTGTCAAAAATGCCATTTGAACTACCCATGTTAAACCTGTATTCACGAGAATTGACGTATCGTTTCAAACAAGGCTTACCCGCTGACGAAGCACAGACGTCAAGTTACGTTGTGGGCGATATCGCTTACTGGACACCCCGTCACAGTTTCGTCATTTTTTACAAACAAACGGGCGAAGTCATCAGTAATTTACAAAAAGTTGGTCATATTAACAGTGGTGACTTAACCCCATTACGATCAGCGGGCGACACACTAATGAAATTCGAAAGGATCTAG
- a CDS encoding NAD(P)H-binding protein has translation MKNILILGANGRIARIVEHRLLNESDVKLTLVLRNASRLAIAIPAREKLIEGDVNDLKLLDVAMSNQDVVYVNLAGNMELAARSITKMMNKHAIKQLIWITGSGLYHETPGPFGSWVEKVVGHAAKNDTRRAAKVIEESELQYTIIRAAYMTDESNIDYDLTQKGELFKGTMVSRASIADLILKIIFTPKQYVRASLGISKPGTDNLLPQIKIMAKTQ, from the coding sequence ATGAAAAATATCTTAATTTTAGGCGCCAATGGCCGCATTGCTAGAATCGTTGAACACCGATTACTAAACGAAAGTGACGTAAAGCTAACCTTAGTTTTGAGAAACGCTAGTCGCTTAGCCATCGCCATACCAGCGCGTGAAAAGCTCATCGAGGGTGACGTGAATGATTTAAAACTATTAGATGTTGCAATGTCCAATCAAGACGTTGTATACGTCAACTTAGCCGGTAACATGGAACTGGCAGCAAGGTCCATCACCAAGATGATGAACAAGCATGCCATTAAGCAACTGATCTGGATTACTGGATCTGGGCTATATCACGAAACGCCTGGTCCTTTTGGTTCTTGGGTAGAAAAAGTTGTCGGCCACGCTGCTAAAAACGATACACGTCGGGCCGCTAAAGTGATCGAAGAATCAGAATTGCAATATACTATTATCCGAGCGGCTTATATGACGGATGAGTCAAACATCGACTACGACTTGACCCAAAAAGGTGAACTTTTCAAGGGAACCATGGTCTCACGCGCAAGTATTGCAGATCTCATCTTAAAAATAATTTTCACGCCTAAACAGTATGTCCGAGCCAGTTTAGGAATTTCAAAACCGGGTACTGACAACCTGTTGCCCCAAATAAAGATTATGGCCAAGACTCAATAA
- a CDS encoding N-acetyldiaminopimelate deacetylase, protein MALQEADLIPIYQHLHQIPELGLEEHETHAYLLSIIAKMPQDLLTIKTIPTLETAILVKVSGKRHDYRIGYRTDIDGLPVTEATGLPFASQHPGKMHACGHDIHMSVALGILSYFAENQPETDMIFMFQPAEENASGGKRLYESGALDAEWLPDEIFAFHDNPDLPAGAIGCRMGTLFAGTCEIHAHLTGKSGHAAFPHNANDMVVAGSALVQQLQTIVSRNVDPIQSGVVTLGHFTAGTIGNVIAGEAQIDGTIRALTQEMNLHIQRRVRTIVEGIALAYDCNIDLDLHQGGYYPVENNDKITADFMAYMKQAADVNFIETRPAMTGEDFGFLIHQIPGTMFWLGVDSPYSLHSEHMVPHTSAIMAGVNAMTGYLTHRNELQK, encoded by the coding sequence ATGGCATTACAGGAAGCCGATTTAATTCCGATTTATCAACATTTACACCAAATTCCGGAACTGGGCTTAGAAGAACACGAAACGCACGCGTACTTGTTATCAATTATTGCCAAGATGCCACAAGATTTATTGACCATTAAGACGATTCCAACTTTAGAAACGGCGATTTTGGTCAAGGTCAGTGGTAAGCGACACGACTATCGAATCGGTTATCGGACTGATATCGATGGGTTACCCGTGACAGAAGCGACAGGATTGCCATTTGCCTCACAACACCCTGGTAAAATGCATGCTTGTGGGCACGATATCCATATGTCCGTGGCGCTGGGGATTTTGAGCTATTTTGCTGAAAATCAGCCAGAGACGGATATGATCTTCATGTTCCAGCCCGCTGAAGAAAATGCTTCTGGGGGAAAACGGCTCTACGAAAGTGGCGCTTTAGATGCAGAATGGTTGCCCGACGAGATTTTTGCTTTCCATGATAATCCCGACTTGCCAGCGGGTGCGATTGGTTGTCGGATGGGGACGCTATTTGCGGGAACTTGTGAGATTCATGCTCATTTGACCGGTAAAAGTGGTCACGCGGCTTTCCCACACAATGCCAATGATATGGTCGTAGCCGGTTCAGCGCTCGTGCAGCAATTACAAACGATCGTTTCACGCAACGTTGATCCAATTCAAAGTGGCGTGGTCACGCTGGGTCACTTTACGGCTGGGACGATTGGCAATGTGATCGCTGGCGAAGCACAAATTGATGGCACGATTCGGGCGTTGACGCAAGAGATGAACTTGCATATCCAGCGTCGCGTGCGTACGATCGTTGAAGGGATTGCGCTAGCCTACGATTGCAATATCGACCTTGATTTACATCAGGGCGGCTATTATCCCGTTGAAAATAATGACAAAATCACCGCAGATTTCATGGCTTACATGAAGCAAGCGGCTGATGTGAACTTTATTGAAACGCGACCAGCGATGACTGGTGAAGACTTTGGTTTCTTGATTCATCAAATTCCAGGAACGATGTTTTGGCTGGGTGTCGATAGTCCGTATTCGCTTCATTCTGAACATATGGTGCCACATACAAGTGCCATTATGGCTGGTGTGAATGCGATGACTGGCTATTTGACCCATCGTAATGAGCTACAGAAATAA
- the dapD gene encoding 2,3,4,5-tetrahydropyridine-2,6-dicarboxylate N-acetyltransferase, with protein MAKLDAQSIINYIGNSKKKTPVKVYVKGQLDKITEVPAEIKTFFSGNAGVLFGDWADVEPFLKANADKIEDSELENHARNSAVPMADLKQYNARIEPGVAIRDQVLIGDNAVIMMGAVINIGAEIGEGSMIDMGAILGGRAIVGKNCHIGAGTVLAGVVEPPSAKPVQIDDDVLIGANAVVLEGVHVGKGAVVAAGAIVISDVEPNTVVGGVPARKLKDIDDKTKSKTELMSELRNL; from the coding sequence ATGGCAAAATTAGATGCACAATCAATTATTAACTACATTGGTAATTCAAAGAAAAAGACGCCCGTGAAAGTTTACGTCAAGGGTCAACTCGATAAAATCACTGAGGTTCCCGCTGAAATCAAAACTTTCTTTAGCGGTAACGCTGGGGTTTTGTTTGGTGACTGGGCCGATGTAGAACCATTCTTAAAGGCTAATGCGGATAAGATTGAAGATTCTGAATTAGAAAATCATGCGCGTAACTCCGCTGTGCCAATGGCAGATTTAAAACAATATAATGCGCGTATTGAACCAGGCGTGGCGATTCGTGACCAAGTTTTGATTGGTGACAATGCGGTGATCATGATGGGTGCGGTCATCAATATCGGGGCCGAAATCGGTGAAGGCTCAATGATTGATATGGGGGCCATTTTGGGCGGCCGTGCGATCGTTGGGAAAAACTGTCACATTGGTGCTGGCACTGTGTTAGCTGGCGTGGTTGAACCACCGTCGGCTAAACCTGTTCAGATCGACGATGACGTCTTAATTGGCGCTAATGCCGTCGTTTTGGAAGGCGTTCATGTTGGTAAAGGCGCGGTTGTCGCAGCTGGCGCCATTGTTATCAGCGATGTTGAACCGAATACCGTGGTTGGTGGCGTGCCTGCCCGTAAATTAAAAGATATCGATGACAAGACTAAGAGCAAAACGGAACTGATGAGCGAATTACGGAATCTTTAA
- the cbpB gene encoding cyclic-di-AMP-binding protein CbpB → MLIKPVEDMLLRNADHYLIPADIVAVVQADNNLYHAFLVLTKIKYSKIPVLDNDGHFEGLVSLPLITEQMLGFDHLNTEILMHMHVSDVMETKVKTVSAVGDVEATLHLMIDDPFVPVVDAAGIFQGIITRREFMKSFNFLTHEIGKQYDMIEKDFSSSEKTN, encoded by the coding sequence ATGTTAATAAAACCAGTTGAGGACATGTTACTGCGCAATGCTGATCATTATTTGATTCCAGCAGATATTGTCGCGGTTGTCCAAGCTGATAACAACTTGTATCATGCATTTTTAGTGTTAACGAAAATCAAATACTCGAAAATTCCGGTGTTGGATAATGATGGCCACTTTGAAGGGTTAGTTTCCTTACCATTGATCACGGAACAAATGCTCGGTTTCGACCACTTAAATACCGAAATCTTAATGCACATGCATGTGAGTGACGTGATGGAGACCAAGGTGAAAACCGTGTCAGCAGTAGGGGACGTCGAAGCTACCTTACATTTGATGATCGATGATCCGTTTGTTCCGGTCGTCGATGCCGCGGGGATCTTTCAAGGCATCATTACTCGGCGTGAATTTATGAAGAGTTTCAACTTCTTGACTCATGAAATTGGAAAACAATATGATATGATTGAGAAGGACTTTTCCAGTAGTGAAAAAACTAACTAA
- a CDS encoding metallophosphoesterase — MKCLVVSDSHGDREILVQLLAAYEGKVDAFFHCGDSELAIDDDVFKHMYTVQGNMDFDDRLPDEVTTTVKGVPVFMTHGHLVGVNFGLDQLMAAANQQHAQLAFFGHTHQLGVERHNGLLLLNPGSISQPRGEFTRLGGTYAIVETKGQDISVQYYNRQQQPVSALNFHFTH; from the coding sequence ATGAAATGTTTAGTAGTCAGTGACAGTCACGGTGATCGTGAGATTTTAGTCCAACTGCTTGCCGCTTATGAAGGCAAAGTTGATGCCTTTTTTCACTGTGGCGACTCCGAATTAGCCATCGATGATGACGTGTTCAAGCACATGTATACGGTTCAAGGCAACATGGATTTTGATGATCGCTTACCGGACGAAGTGACGACTACCGTCAAAGGCGTGCCGGTCTTTATGACACATGGTCACTTAGTCGGCGTTAACTTTGGCTTGGACCAGTTAATGGCAGCTGCCAATCAGCAGCATGCCCAGTTGGCATTTTTCGGTCATACTCATCAGTTAGGGGTTGAACGACACAATGGGTTATTGCTGCTGAATCCGGGGAGTATCAGCCAACCACGTGGTGAGTTTACGCGGCTTGGTGGGACCTATGCCATCGTGGAAACTAAGGGGCAAGACATCTCGGTGCAATACTATAATCGGCAACAACAGCCAGTATCTGCGTTAAACTTTCATTTTACCCACTAA
- a CDS encoding XTP/dITP diphosphatase: MKDLIIATNNPGKAREFGEMFKDYDIAIKTLADFTDIPEIKENGITFEENATKKATVVVKATGLPVIADDSGLMVDALHGDPGVFSARYAGDHDDAANNAKLLANLGGVPAAKRTATFHTTLVALKPDGQKLVVNGELKGRILIAPRGDNGFGYDPLFWSEQFQKSLAELTDAQKNSISHRGAALRHLMPKFDEWWAN; this comes from the coding sequence ATGAAGGACTTAATTATTGCAACAAACAATCCGGGTAAGGCACGTGAGTTTGGCGAGATGTTTAAAGATTACGATATTGCCATCAAAACTTTAGCGGATTTTACAGACATTCCTGAAATTAAGGAAAATGGGATCACATTTGAAGAGAATGCCACCAAGAAGGCCACAGTCGTTGTTAAAGCGACGGGACTACCTGTAATTGCGGATGATTCCGGCTTGATGGTCGATGCGTTACATGGTGATCCAGGGGTCTTTTCCGCACGATATGCTGGTGACCATGACGATGCAGCCAACAATGCTAAATTATTAGCTAATTTGGGCGGTGTGCCAGCAGCCAAACGGACAGCGACTTTCCACACAACGTTAGTGGCCTTAAAGCCAGATGGCCAAAAGTTAGTGGTTAACGGTGAACTTAAAGGGCGCATCTTGATTGCACCACGCGGAGACAATGGTTTTGGTTATGATCCGTTGTTCTGGTCAGAACAATTCCAGAAATCATTGGCTGAATTGACGGATGCACAAAAGAATTCAATCAGTCATCGGGGGGCGGCATTACGCCACTTGATGCCAAAATTTGACGAATGGTGGGCGAATTAG